In Streptomyces sp. NBC_00448, the following are encoded in one genomic region:
- a CDS encoding ABC transporter permease gives MTSTALQPAPISPGAASDGQAARISVRERIASQVQRHGALAVLVLVVAIASATSSTFPTWNNISSILGSNAFVWLLALGMTFVIITGGIDLSVGSMFALGGVLGAYGSRHGTWLAIVLPLAVGAAWGTVQGLLIAYARMAPFIVTLVGLLGLRGLLQAVTSEGATTYLVPAHSWFRNLGAGTWTPVLIVAALFALGALLLTRTRFGATLTALGGNEHAARLMGLPVARAKVLVYLLSGTLAAGAGALGGARLGSGVTTIGVGYELTAIAAVVIGGTLLTGGAGSIGGTVSGVLLLAVIHNLIDHYFSQYGSAFTDTVNGGFLAVVVLLQTLLSRTQQLE, from the coding sequence ATGACTTCCACCGCCCTCCAGCCGGCCCCGATATCGCCGGGTGCCGCGTCCGACGGGCAGGCCGCGCGGATCTCGGTCCGCGAGCGGATCGCCTCCCAGGTGCAGCGGCACGGCGCGCTGGCCGTCCTGGTCCTCGTCGTCGCCATCGCCTCGGCGACCTCCTCGACCTTCCCGACCTGGAACAACATCAGCAGCATCCTCGGCAGCAACGCCTTCGTGTGGCTGCTCGCGCTCGGGATGACCTTCGTCATCATCACCGGCGGCATCGACCTGTCGGTGGGCTCGATGTTCGCGCTCGGCGGCGTGCTCGGCGCGTACGGCTCGCGGCACGGCACCTGGCTGGCGATCGTGCTGCCGCTGGCGGTCGGCGCGGCCTGGGGCACCGTGCAGGGCCTGCTGATCGCGTACGCGCGGATGGCGCCGTTCATCGTGACGCTGGTCGGACTGCTGGGCCTGCGCGGGCTGTTGCAGGCCGTCACCAGCGAGGGCGCCACCACGTACCTGGTGCCGGCCCACTCCTGGTTCCGGAACCTGGGCGCCGGCACCTGGACCCCCGTGCTGATCGTCGCGGCGCTCTTCGCGCTCGGCGCGCTGCTGCTGACCCGGACCCGGTTCGGCGCCACGCTGACCGCGCTGGGCGGCAACGAGCACGCGGCGCGGCTGATGGGCCTGCCGGTGGCCCGGGCGAAGGTGCTGGTGTACCTGCTGTCCGGCACCCTGGCGGCGGGCGCGGGCGCGCTCGGCGGTGCCCGGCTCGGCTCGGGCGTGACCACCATCGGCGTCGGCTACGAACTGACCGCGATCGCCGCGGTGGTGATCGGCGGCACCCTGCTCACCGGTGGTGCCGGTTCGATCGGCGGCACGGTCAGCGGTGTGCTGCTGCTCGCGGTGATCCACAATCTGATCGACCACTATTTCTCGCAGTACGGATCGGCGTTCACCGACACCGTCAACGGCGGCTTCCTGGCCGTCGTGGTACTGCTACAGACGCTGCTGAGCCGTACCCAGCAGCTGGAGTGA
- a CDS encoding LacI family DNA-binding transcriptional regulator, translating into MGVSLKDVALRAGVSVKTVSNVVNDYPHVTPSTRRRVQQAIDELGYRPNLTARHLRKGRTGIITLAVPELGNPYFAEVAGAVIDAAARHELTVLLDHTAGLREKEVLVSQGFRSHVIDGLILSPIRLESEDLLTRPEGPPMVLLGEREYDAPYDHIMIDNVGAARTAVRHLLDIGRRRIAFLGARRESARQPAHLRLRGWREAITAAGLVPDESMVAATEGYDRADGAAAMAALLDREDRPDAVFAYNDLIALGAMRTLVERGLRVPEDIAVVGFDDIEESRYGMVSLTTVAPDKAALAQLAVDCLVERIAVAGGAEPPQPRRILPGYRLLVRESTAVRRS; encoded by the coding sequence GTGGGCGTCAGCCTCAAGGATGTCGCGCTGCGCGCCGGCGTGTCCGTGAAGACCGTCTCCAACGTGGTGAACGACTACCCCCACGTCACGCCGAGCACGCGCCGGCGGGTCCAGCAGGCGATCGACGAACTCGGCTACCGGCCCAACCTGACGGCACGCCACCTGCGCAAGGGCCGTACCGGCATCATCACGCTGGCCGTGCCCGAGCTCGGCAACCCCTACTTCGCGGAGGTGGCCGGCGCGGTGATCGACGCGGCGGCCCGGCACGAGCTGACGGTGCTGCTCGACCACACCGCGGGGCTGCGCGAGAAGGAGGTGCTGGTCTCGCAGGGGTTCCGCTCGCACGTCATCGACGGGCTGATCCTCAGCCCGATCCGGCTGGAGAGCGAGGACCTGCTGACCCGCCCCGAGGGCCCGCCGATGGTGCTGCTCGGCGAGCGCGAGTACGACGCCCCGTACGACCACATCATGATCGACAACGTGGGTGCGGCGCGGACCGCGGTACGGCATCTGCTGGACATCGGGCGGCGCCGGATCGCCTTCCTCGGCGCCCGCCGGGAGAGCGCGCGCCAGCCGGCCCACCTGCGGCTGCGCGGCTGGCGGGAGGCGATCACCGCCGCCGGGCTGGTCCCCGACGAGTCGATGGTCGCCGCCACCGAGGGCTACGACCGCGCCGACGGCGCCGCCGCGATGGCCGCGCTGCTGGACCGCGAGGACCGGCCCGACGCGGTGTTCGCCTACAACGACCTGATCGCCCTGGGCGCGATGCGCACCTTGGTCGAGCGGGGCCTGCGGGTGCCGGAGGACATCGCCGTGGTGGGCTTCGACGACATCGAGGAGAGCCGCTACGGCATGGTCTCGCTGACCACCGTCGCCCCGGACAAGGCCGCGCTGGCCCAACTCGCGGTGGACTGCCTGGTGGAGCGGATCGCGGTCGCCGGCGGCGCCGAACCGCCCCAGCCGCGCCGCATCCTGCCCGGCTACCGGCTGCTGGTCAGGGAGTCCACGGCGGTGCGAAGAAGCTGA